The DNA region ACAATTAAATACTATTTGAACACGACTAAAAAAATACATAGTTCTGTTTTTTCATTGCTTCTGATATCAGTCAGTATAGATGACATTCATAAGATCATACTTTTCAAAAATTCAAGCCAGTAAACCTATTCATTTAGAAATGAATGAAAGAAGTAGATACCATTATCATCATTCGATTAAGCAAGTTGGTGTGCTTGAACATTGACCTACGAGATTTCAACAATCGTACATCCATGCCGTCTAATGCTCTTGTTCACTCTCTTATTCGCCTCCGTGTATCCACCTTGTGCACTCactttctctgttctcgttcgaCTACTATTAATCACGGTCATCTTGTTCTTCTATTTTGCATCCTGGTCAGCGTgtcgatagagatccattccttatgatgacgCACATTGCAGCATAGCACCTCATGACACATTCAAATCAGTGCTAATTTcatctctttccagttgttctacATTATAGTGATTTCTGCTCTGACTAGATCTTGTATGGTTTGCAACGTGTTGTTCAGAGCTATctcgaattcgttgagtttttcACTATGTCGAAGGAAGTTCCTATTGAACTTTTACAATGCTGTATCCACAATTGTCCAATGTTTCTTCGGCTTCCGTTTCATCTTGACAACCACTAGTTGGTGATGATATGAAGCCATGTCCGCTCCTCTCCTTGTTCTCACATCTTCTATTGACCTTATGAAATTTCTAGTGATGCAAGTATGATCGATGTGGTTTTGTGTAATGTGGTCCTGCGAGACCCTTGTAGCTCTGTGTATTCGTTTGTGTGAGAATATAATGCTTCCTATAATCATTTTGTCTACGTTCATAGACTTACAAATCTCTCATCATTCTCTTTCTTTTCTCCCAGTTAGTCCATGTCTTCATATGATATCTTCAAGTccatgatgatgataatgaacaATATATGTGAACTAAATCGATAATCAAAATTCCGGCTAGTGAGTCTATCATGTGATATCGATTGAAGTATTAAgacaataaaatcatttaattatgtaataaaatattgtatatttcTCTAAATAACAATCACTATTTTAAGCAATAAAATCATGTGTTATAATGTGATGATTCTGTATTACACTAAAACGAAAATACAATTCTGGAAGAAACCGTCTTTGTGTGATTGGATCCAATTGATCTTTTATTATAGATGATATTCATTACATTCTATCAAGCCTTTAATAAGTATCAGTTACATTGATTTTTCATACCAATAGAGAAATAAAAACAAGTGAAACAATTGATCTTGGAAAGAataaaacgaaggaacaatcaagtctgagacaatcgattaacattttgcaaatgaagtatctactgtatagttctcggattttactaagagattgtGTAATAGTTTTCAtccaaatacatttggttgtccccactggtgttctcgttcactacactattaaTTGATATAGTTATGTGTATGTTAACTGTCATACTATAACAATAATTCTTTTTGTAAAACGCGTACAATCATTCAGAATACTTATTAATGAAAACTTTAAGCTTATACAAGAGTTTTATTCATCTCATTTAAAAAAGATGTATTATTTAAAGCactatatcaaatatatttatttagattGAATACAACTATCAACTGTTGACATCCAAGTTTATGTAATTTCTGAAACTTTCTAAACAAAATTTAAGTAGTGTAGTAAACCCGACCGTAGTTAccaccttgacgtggtggtcaggcttgcctatcgtgaccacccaaccgagctatactggctggaacatatgttcctatAGGTTCTACTATGCCAGGCAGATcagttgaagaacggtaagactaaaagcagcaactcaagctCTGacggtgaagtcgtactgctgactgtcgAGGGGTGTGACAGCTGATTGACTAACTGACTGGCTGAGTGTAGTAAGAGAAGGTGGAGTTTCTCAAAGAAATGTGacataaataaaacttttaggttgacattaagtgaccggcctatatgattccctaccaccccttttaaaaaaatggtaaacatttattgcacggccatttttgtatttttttttcgagtgaaattttttttcatccccatcttccaataattttcattctgtttcgtccagtcaaataactagttttgagttcgttataattggtcgtttatttcataaaatctatATAAAATATGAGGATTTGACGACAGAGCACATTTTCCTACAATTATGGGTGGTAGTAACATGCGGAGGGCGAGCTCCGTCGTTCCTCATgttgtcacagaaaccgatAACCTGTTCGTTCTTGAGCACATTGTATCTCGTAACGTCTCAATCACTTGACGAGCTCCATAAGAACTTATGAAACAGCTGCGTACTGTCATTATGTGGTGAGGGATTGTGTCTAGTGAACTTGGATATTATATTAGGAGTTGAATATGGAGATATTTAGGAACGTATATTCCCGACCACTGGTGCTACTTTAACGTGGTGGTTCGGCTTGCTTATCAGGTTGGACCAACCGAGCTCTACTAGCTGAAATCATCATTCCTCTAGATGCTATCATGCTTGACAGGTGGGTTGAAgtacggtaagactaaaagcagcaaacacAAGGTTCGAaggcaaagtcgtactgctgactataCAGAGGTGTGGCGGCAGTAAGGTGCTTCTCTCACACTACCAGTATAACAGCGAGGCCGCTTTCTCACAAGGAGTGGTGGGGTTGGAAACGGTTGGCGCTAAAGATGAACACCTCACATtttcccacggatatccgtcttcgGAACGGTAAGTTCTCAACAAGTACTAGACTAAAACAAACGTCATCCACAAAATGTTTGTGAGTGACCGTCCTCAAGCATTTGTCCGTTGGACACCgcagtcacgctctcaggtcactaagaccacccccACCAATTTCCTCTTCTGGTACCTCTTGAAGAACCTTTCCACGATGTGGGCAACTGGGGAGTGACAAACGCATTCATACCTCTGACAACACTCATGATCcctgtattcataatcagtcTTCCTATTCAATTTCTATCATTCGACccacatcgactttcaactctaaatatCCTCTTTTGACTTCCTCCTCACACGTCACACGTCATCGCATTTTCATCTTTTCTTCCTACGCttccactgactgcagcccagATGAAgttaaagatgaattttacagatgGCTTTGTGAACTTCAAAAAGCTGAACGCTCAGGTATGGTACTCATATCAGGCGACTTCAATGCTCAAGGAGGTAGCTTAAActaaacagaaagacatttgtGTGGGTATTTTATTATTCCTGTTCAGCGAACAtttaatggtgaccgtctgctgcaactgtgctcagacaatcatttatttttagcaagcaTTAACTTCAAGTATAAGGAGAGACATTGTCTAATATGGTGGTCGCCTGCACCAAACcgacgatggactcaaatagaccaaaTTTTCATCAGTCAACGTTGGAGAGgatcgatagaagactgtcgctcattctgaaGTACATGtttggactctgatcatgctctaatacgagcacgcattCGCTTgagcctcactggacgcagaaaaaccacactaaaaagacccattgGAGTTGAACTAATtgacgagaaaaccaaaaatagATTCCAGGAAAAACTGATCTCACATTAGGGCAGTTTTGAAAACGacgctgacccagatgttgcttggaaagatatacagaCAGCTTTGGAAACAGCGGTGACATCTATTGGTGATTTGAATCAAAGGGTCacgaaaaaccagtggatttcttctaTGTCTATTGCAGTGATAGATTTTCATAAACGCATCCTATCAGACTCTGAACACAAGGAAGAgtgagaacaaatcagatctggGCTAACCAAAAGTCTATGGAACGACCGTGAGTAGTGGTGGGTAACGAAAACAAAAGACATGGAAAAGTCAGCGGCTAAATGTAACAACAGATAGCTTTTGGACCAGTagaagaaactggaattaagaagtcaagtgtAGATGAGAtgatctcggaaaaagacgacactcttatCTGCTCTCGGCTTAAACGTTTAAaacgatgggtggaacactttGAGGAGAAGTttagctggccttcagctattCCACAACTACTCACCATTCCCAAACAGCCCCAATGGAACACTGAAGTAGGTTCCCCAACTCTAGTTGAAGTTCGAAAttctatagctaatctgaaacgaggaagaacAGATAGTCCAGATGTCTTTAAGTATGGTGGTTCGGTTTTAGCCATTAGGCCGACCAAAagtttagctaaaatctgggagatGGACGTAACCCCATGTGACTGGTCTCAACCACTGATTGTCCCACTATATAAGAAGGTGTCAGAATCATCCTGAGACAGCCATAGAGAGATTGGTTTGACTAATATATTTTCTAAAGTACTAGTCTCGGACGCTTAACCATGACTCATgagctgcatcgaccacatattcaccattcgttagattttagaacacaggcatgattatcggcgtccgacaatggtggtctttcttgacttaaaagcagcatttgactctgtagaccgagatTTTCTGTTGTAGTGAAGGAAAATACAGTTTGGGGAAAATTGATCGTACATAGAACACAATtacagttacttggtaaaacagaaaaaccatactctaatacttcatttgtaaaatgttcattaattgtcttagacttcattgtccctgcatttccataccaaatgctttctgttcccgtttTCTCTTTTCGAtcttctgctaccagacattaTATTCCAGACTCGcgatttatactacttatgtcgatataagtagcacacaccacactatgtcagtgtctgtcattgaacgGCGTActtcagaagtacataaaccttgtgaatgCTCttcactcgaacactactagtcgagtgaggGCTTATGGATAAATGTCATTtgtgatggtggagaagatttgtagctcaggtggatggttttggtggagttttgttctctgagctggatggtttggtcgtggagctttcttcgttcttctgaacgacatcatcagcacaaacttcagatagaagtgaagtgttcgaatttctccatatgcgtttcacagcttgttttgtacacctcgatgttgattggttccgattgaccttaaatttgtcattgtttactcctttgttttggttgtgtctcccattggtttgatttttgttcctatatttgtgcataacTTTCCTGATTGGTGATAAATTGGGTTGATTTCAATACGCttattgattgctgattgacctgagtgccaggcttctagaaattccctggtgtttttggaatttcctctgtccAAGAATTCCACATTTTTCCATTCGAATTAGTGTCCGCAGTTGTTCACGTGTATTGAtgtaagtgaagagatatcacggcgtttgactgctaattgatgttcgcGTAAGCGAAGGTGAAGGGGCGTCCGCTTtttccgatgtagtgtttttcgcagttggcacaatttattttgtagatgatgtttgatttgtcttcctttgttatttcatcctttggtttgcataggattgattgtagtgatttcgtcggtttgtgtgccacacctatcccgaaggttttcagcagtctcgttgcggtttctgaaATGTCTTTTATGTATgatagggtgatccttttgttgatttctgtgcTTGACCTTAGGTCCTGATGCTGCGTTtggttggtattttttgatgaagttggtTGGGTAGCCATTCTTTTGAAAtacgtccttcaggtatttctcttcatttttcgtgctgccagtgtgctgcagtgtgtcctcgccctttTGAACAAAATGTGTatgcagttgattttgtgagctcttgggttgttgctattgtagttgaggatttgatctgtatgtgtcggtttcctatataattgaatttccagttttcctcagtcggttctagtgattaatatatccaagaatgataGTTTGTTGTATGACTcttgttccattgtgaacttgatgccATCGAAGACTTTGTTGATCAGCTTGTAAGTGTTTTTCAACTCATTCTTTTTGATGATGACGAATGTGTCGTCTacatagcgaatccaaatttttggcttgatcactggtaatatcgcggcttctagtctttgcatcactgcatctgcgatcagtcctgatattggtaatcccattggtgtcccttccGTTTTTTCGGACAAACATTTTCTCGATTttcgtttaacttcatcatagacctactcatggaaataacgttctcgttgACTGAATTCTCGGACATTGGTCTCCTTCCAGgaagtccacttatcgacttagaatacgcagatgatatagtcctgtttggtgaagacgctgataaaatgcagagtattTTGGTAGCGCTAatcaacaatgccaggatgttttgGGATGCATTTCTTCTCGTTAAAATGCgaattgttgcttcaggactggcctgcgtaaacacctgaactaaggatagggagtgaagtagtcgaacgcggcaacaacttcacttatctctgAAGTCTGACCAGCCCTGATAGGTTGGTGTCTAAAGAAATCTatgcacggattcagaaagcccgtttggcttttgtcaacttacgtcacctatggcaaaggcaagatatccatctatcaattaaaggaagAGTATACTGCAAAGTATTTCGtcctgttttactttacggcttcGTAACGTGATTATTAAGGGCCGGGTAcgctcgtaagttactagtttgatcacagatgtcttagaaatattgccagcATTTGTTGGgaccaccgggtaagtaatagtgaggttagacgtagggtattagggaatgatggtaaatcagttgatgaggttgtaaaccACGTGtaatgtatgcctgaacaccgattaccataacgcgcaatgctgactagtgttggggatggctggaagaaagttaggggtggccaaaccaaaacgtggcatcaattcttgaagtcactaacttctagtctgagccatgttggtagatgcagattacttggttggggcgcgcgtgactatcgtaaccaattgttggagaatcttggtgacatggctcagaatcgatcatagtGGTGTAGGAGTGTACTTGTGGAATGCTGAatttcgaatttcaaatacagtacattcgtttgtgcttgtctagtacttcttgattcaattgcgttatttctgggattcttagtttatactataattcaaatacttctaattatcacacatCATCAAATGATAATTAAACGTATAAAAATCTCTCACCATAGGAAACTTTCTCAGATCCCTCAGCACTTCAGTTTTGACAGTTCCGGGATGTAAACTCACAACAACTACTCCACTATCTTTCAAACGTTCATTTAATTCAATAGCATGTATCACGTTTGCCAATTTCGATACACTATATGCCTTCATTGCATTATAATTTTCCTTACTGTACTGCAAATCAGGTTTTAGAATGCATCCATCTTTATGCAGTGCAGATGACACATTTATTATTCGTGATGGTGCAGCATTCCTCAACAATGGTAACAACAATTCTGTCAGTAGAAATGGTCCAAAATAATTCACTCCCATTGTCATTTCAAAACCATCTTCAGTTGTTGTATAGTTCTGCAGTATGAGTCCAGCATTGTTGATGAGAAAATCTACTTTATTGTATTTACTTTTGATTCTGTCAACAAATTCTCTGATTGATGTTAACAAAGCCAGATCAAGTTGTTCAATGATCAACTGGAATAAAATCGAAATATTATGGAAGAAGAAAATTGATGAGAACCTTTCTTAAACACATTGTCTCCACTGtttcaataaaatttgaatATAGTATGGTGGGACACAATATACCTCATGCATTTGGTTCCGTTTACGAACTTGAATAAAGGTTGAACAACAATTGAAACAGAATTATAcgaaatcattgtatttcatagTTGCTTATCCCATTCAAATGACATTCCTAATGATCTCTAATTTCTTTTATAATGTTCCATTCAGCCCCACATGTATGACACATTATCATGCTAAAAACGTAAAGGCATTAAAACAAGGCTAAGTTATTTCCCGCATAACCTTCTACTACTCAACAAATCGTGTCCAGTTCAAAAGAGTTTTAAGTATAAGAATAACACGTTATTGTTACTTACATATTCGAATAATAAAATCGAGAATCAAATATAAACTTAAACTTGATTAACTGTTTTTCTTCTTATACTGATTGATATTACTAGATGAAATGATGTTATAATCATAAAACATAGTTGGCTTATCGATAAGCGTTTTATGATTTTCATCTAATGTTATAAGAAAAACAATCAGCTCAGAGAAGATCAGTAAATGAATACATAGTTCTTTTATCTATATCTCTATAATATGAGTCGTTGATgatttttagatattatatcttataagtaattttaatagttgaaattatgggttgatttaaactagaccaccactgaaaacctggaagcactgaatgactaTTTCGTCCTGAATGcgtactgttgagaagtcctatactagatCAAAACGGACGTTCATTACTTCCATCTTTTAAATAATGTTCTAACTTAAATCGACACATcatttcaaccattaaaattactacaatatccacgaACCCTATTGTGATATTGATAGTAATTTCCTTCAAGGCCATACTGATGTATCTGTTTATTACACTTAAATGAATaggataaaaatgaattcatctcaAGATCTAGCTGGATATGATATTTAACTTTCACTATAACAATATTTCAGCA from Schistosoma haematobium chromosome ZW, whole genome shotgun sequence includes:
- the RDH13 gene encoding Retinol dehydrogenase 13 (EggNog:ENOG410V7JA~COG:Q), which translates into the protein MKETVGLWRKLCVINKRLDGKIAIVTGCNTGIGLYTASELARRGATIIMACRNIERANKAKTRLLEMYGKNNEKSGETDIACSQVKSSLKPIESDQLIIEQLDLALLTSIREFVDRIKSKYNKVDFLINNAGLILQNYTTTEDGFEMTMGVNYFGPFLLTELLLPLLRNAAPSRIINVSSALHKDGCILKPDLQYSKENYNAMKAYSVSKLANVIHAIELNERLKDSGVVVVSLHPGTVKTEVLRDLRKFPMTQHQGHSTVFKHNERDRWFMEKIMCYQQKIGWENSNRDRM